The following are from one region of the Oncorhynchus nerka isolate Pitt River linkage group LG8, Oner_Uvic_2.0, whole genome shotgun sequence genome:
- the tmbim4 gene encoding protein lifeguard 4, translating into MTTPEKYPRSSIEDDFNYGTNVATASVQIRMDFLRKVYTILSLQIILTTATSALFMYCDTIKDFVHSSPAVVLVSAIGSLVLIIALAFYRHQHPINLYLLAAFTLLESVSVATAVTFYEYSIVLQAFFLTAAVFLGLTAYTFQSKRDFSKLGAG; encoded by the exons ATGACTACACCTGAAAAATACCCTAGGTCTTCAATTGAAGATGATTTCAACTATGGAACAAATGTTGCGACAGCGAGTGTGCAAATCCGGATGG ATTTCCTGCGCAAGGTATACACCATCCTTTCTCTTCAGATCATCCTGACCACGGCTACCTCTGCTCTCTTCATGTACTGTGACACCATCAAGGACTTTGTCCATTCAAG TCCAGCGGTTGTGTTGGTGTCAGCCATTGGCTCCCTGGTGTTGATCATTGCCCTGGCCTTCTACAGACATCAACATCCCATTAACCTGTACCTGCTTGCCGCATTC acTCTGTTGGAGTCGGTCTCTGTTGCTACCGCAG tgACCTTCTATGAGTATTCCATCGTGCTCCAGGCCTTCTTCCTCACAGCAGCTGTGTTCCTTGGGCTGACTGCCTACACCTTCCAGTCTAAGAGAGACTTCAGTAAACTGGGAGCTGGGTAA